In one window of Caenimonas aquaedulcis DNA:
- a CDS encoding MFS transporter, whose protein sequence is MAAARIPAGVWVLGLVSMLMDISSEMIHSLLPVFMMTGLGASATAVGLVEGLGEATALIVKIFSGTLSDYLGKRKGLAVLGYGMGAASKPLFAMANSLGVVVCARFIDRVGKGIRGAPRDALVADITPAHLRGAAFGLRQSLDTVGAFAGPLVAVGLMLLWSNDFHRVFWVAVIPGALAVLLLCFGLREPARPPAQQRVNPLRRESMKRLPAAFWWIVAIGAAFTLSRFSEAFLVLRAQGTGFPIALVPLVLVAMNLVYAASAYPFGKLADRVDHLRLLAIGVAVLLAADVVLALAAHWSVVMAGVVLWGLHMGMTQGLLAAMVADAAPAELRGTAFGLFNLVSGVAMLAASVLAGVLWDAGGPAATFYAGAICCVATLAVLAAVRTRVPVKPPAA, encoded by the coding sequence ATGGCCGCTGCGCGCATCCCCGCGGGCGTCTGGGTCCTCGGCCTCGTCAGCATGCTCATGGACATCTCCTCGGAGATGATCCACAGCCTGCTGCCGGTGTTCATGATGACGGGCCTGGGTGCGAGCGCGACGGCGGTCGGGCTGGTCGAAGGCCTGGGCGAGGCGACGGCGCTGATCGTGAAGATCTTCTCCGGCACGCTGAGCGACTACCTCGGCAAGCGCAAGGGCCTGGCGGTGCTCGGCTACGGCATGGGCGCTGCGAGCAAGCCTCTGTTCGCCATGGCGAATTCGCTCGGCGTCGTCGTGTGCGCCCGCTTCATCGACCGGGTCGGCAAGGGCATCCGCGGCGCGCCGCGCGATGCCCTCGTCGCGGACATCACGCCCGCCCACCTGCGCGGCGCCGCGTTCGGGTTGCGGCAGTCGCTGGACACGGTGGGCGCGTTCGCGGGCCCCCTGGTCGCCGTGGGCTTGATGCTGCTCTGGTCCAACGACTTCCACCGCGTGTTCTGGGTCGCGGTCATCCCGGGCGCGCTGGCTGTGCTGCTGTTGTGCTTCGGCCTGCGCGAGCCGGCGCGGCCGCCGGCGCAGCAGCGCGTCAATCCGCTTCGCCGCGAGTCGATGAAGCGCCTGCCCGCCGCGTTCTGGTGGATCGTCGCGATCGGCGCGGCGTTCACCCTGTCGCGCTTCAGCGAGGCATTCCTGGTGCTGCGCGCGCAGGGCACGGGCTTTCCCATCGCGCTGGTGCCGCTGGTGCTGGTGGCGATGAACCTCGTCTATGCCGCTTCCGCCTACCCCTTCGGCAAGCTCGCCGACCGCGTCGACCACCTGCGCCTGCTGGCGATCGGCGTGGCCGTGCTGCTGGCCGCCGATGTCGTCCTGGCGCTGGCGGCCCACTGGAGCGTGGTGATGGCCGGGGTGGTGCTCTGGGGACTGCACATGGGCATGACGCAGGGCCTGCTGGCCGCGATGGTCGCGGATGCCGCGCCGGCCGAACTGCGTGGCACGGCCTTCGGCCTGTTCAACCTGGTGAGCGGCGTCGCGATGCTGGCCGCCAGCGTGCTGGCGGGCGTGCTGTGGGACGCCGGGGGGCCGGCCGCCACGTTCTACGCGGGCGCGATTTGCTGCGTGGCGACGCTCGCCGTCCTGGCCGCCGTACGGACCCGGGTGCCCGTGAAGCCGCCCGCGGCCTGA
- a CDS encoding BMP family ABC transporter substrate-binding protein — translation MIDSKKRSMLKLAALTAMAAAALAGCSKTEAPAPAPAAPAPVASAAAPAPKPEPLKIAFAYVGPVGDGGWTFAHDNGRKAIEKEFGDKIVTSFVEKVPESADAERVLRDMVSQGNKLIFGTTFGYMEPMLKVAADSKDVKFEHATGYKNAPNMRAYDSRTYEGAYMAGVIAGKMTKTNTLGVVGSIPIPEVIRNINSFTLGAQSMNPKVKVKVVWVNEWFSPPKETEAATSLINGGADVLMQNTDSSAVLQTAEKMGKRAFGWDSDMTAYGPKAHLGSAAINWAPYYIKATRDALEGKWATSAEKTWWGVKEGAIDMVSIAADVPEDAKKKVDEVRAGLKDGSFSIWKGPIMGQDGKPIKDAEGKEWTGSDAQLGGINFYVKGVEGKVPGGDKK, via the coding sequence ATGATTGACTCGAAGAAGCGATCGATGCTGAAGCTTGCCGCGCTGACCGCGATGGCGGCTGCGGCGCTTGCAGGATGCAGCAAGACAGAGGCACCGGCGCCCGCGCCCGCCGCGCCAGCCCCCGTGGCCTCCGCCGCGGCCCCCGCGCCCAAGCCCGAACCCCTGAAGATCGCCTTCGCCTACGTCGGCCCGGTGGGCGACGGCGGCTGGACCTTCGCGCACGACAACGGCCGCAAGGCGATCGAGAAGGAATTCGGCGACAAGATCGTCACGAGCTTCGTCGAGAAGGTGCCGGAATCGGCCGACGCCGAGCGCGTGCTGCGCGACATGGTGTCCCAGGGCAACAAGCTGATCTTCGGCACGACCTTCGGCTACATGGAGCCGATGCTCAAGGTCGCCGCCGACAGCAAGGACGTGAAGTTCGAGCATGCTACCGGCTACAAGAACGCCCCGAACATGCGCGCCTACGATAGCCGCACGTACGAAGGCGCGTACATGGCGGGCGTGATCGCGGGCAAGATGACCAAGACGAACACGCTGGGCGTGGTCGGCTCGATCCCGATCCCGGAAGTGATCCGCAACATCAACAGCTTCACGCTCGGCGCGCAGTCGATGAACCCGAAGGTGAAGGTCAAGGTGGTGTGGGTGAACGAGTGGTTCAGCCCGCCCAAGGAAACCGAGGCCGCGACGTCCCTCATCAACGGCGGCGCCGACGTGCTGATGCAGAACACCGACTCGTCGGCCGTGCTGCAGACGGCGGAGAAGATGGGCAAGCGCGCCTTCGGCTGGGACAGCGACATGACGGCCTACGGCCCGAAGGCGCACCTGGGCTCCGCGGCGATCAACTGGGCGCCGTACTACATCAAGGCCACGCGCGACGCGCTGGAAGGCAAGTGGGCCACCTCCGCCGAGAAGACCTGGTGGGGCGTGAAGGAAGGCGCGATCGACATGGTGTCCATCGCCGCCGACGTGCCGGAAGACGCCAAGAAGAAGGTCGACGAAGTGCGCGCCGGCCTGAAGGACGGCAGCTTCTCGATCTGGAAGGGCCCCATCATGGGCCAGGACGGCAAGCCCATCAAGGACGCCGAAGGCAAGGAATGGACCGGCAGCGATGCGCAGCTCGGCGGCATCAACTTCTATGTCAAGGGCGTGGAAGGCAAGGTCCCCGGCGGCGACAAGAAGTAA